From the genome of Papaver somniferum cultivar HN1 chromosome 2, ASM357369v1, whole genome shotgun sequence, one region includes:
- the LOC113351083 gene encoding RNA-binding protein 12-like — protein sequence MASYKIFFVLSMIIAVSFINFSSAARHLLQAPTALPSIPTISTIPTVPANPTIPTMPTIPAMPTIPTIPTVTPLPTVLPTVPNFTLPPLSAIQSTISSLFPNGIPFLTPSPSATTSSTTSP from the coding sequence ATGGCCTCTTACAAGATTTTCTTCGTGTTGTCTATGATCATTGCAGTATCCTTCATCAATTTCAGCTCAGCTGCTCGTCATCTTTTGCAAGCACCAACAGCACTACCTTCAATTCCTACGATATCGACAATTCCTACAGTTCCTGCAAATCCTACTATTCCTACAATGCCTACTATTCCTGCAATGCCTACTATTCCTACAATTCCCACAGTTACACCACTACCAACTGTATTGCCTACTGTTCCAAACTTCACATTACCTCCTTTGTCCGCAATTCAATCAACAATTTCTTCTTTATTCCCTAATGGAATCCCTTTCCTCACCCCTTCACCTTCTGCAACAACTTCCTCTACTACTAGCCCTTGA